A region from the Agrococcus sp. SL85 genome encodes:
- a CDS encoding cupin domain-containing protein, with translation MEITDNGPEPNAFDVEAATKENTAYRHVAWTGKHLQVTLMSIEPGASIGLEVHHGTDQFLRIDAGRGTVVMGPDKDDLSFEREVSDGWSIQVPAGTWHDVRNTGDEPLRLYSVYAPTHHAVGIVQETPEDAEADEEAGRDEPPSWVEEVDTKGEESA, from the coding sequence ATGGAGATCACGGACAACGGGCCCGAGCCGAACGCCTTCGACGTCGAGGCCGCGACCAAGGAGAACACCGCCTACCGCCACGTCGCCTGGACGGGCAAGCACCTGCAGGTCACGCTCATGTCGATCGAGCCGGGCGCCTCGATCGGGCTCGAGGTGCACCACGGCACCGACCAGTTCCTGCGCATCGACGCCGGGCGCGGCACCGTCGTGATGGGCCCCGACAAGGACGACCTGAGCTTCGAGCGCGAGGTCTCCGACGGCTGGTCGATCCAGGTGCCCGCCGGCACGTGGCACGACGTGCGCAACACGGGCGACGAGCCGCTGCGCCTGTACTCGGTCTACGCGCCGACGCACCACGCGGTCGGGATCGTGCAGGAGACGCCGGAGGACGCGGAGGCCGACGAGGAGGCGGGCCGCGACGAGCCGCCGTCGTGGGTCGAGGAGGTCGACACCAAGGGCGAGGAGTCGGCCTAG
- the hrpA gene encoding ATP-dependent RNA helicase HrpA: protein MRIEYPDLPVSARRDEIMAAIRDHQVVIVAGATGSGKTTQLPKMCLELGRTAIGHTQPRRIAARTIAERIAEELGEELGGTVGYKVRFTDVVGADTQVKVMTDGILLAEMHRDRDLAAYDTIIIDEAHERSLTIDFLIGYLQRLLPRRPDLKVIVTSATIDPESFSRHFGGAPIIEVSGRTFPVDVRYRPLVAEAMEDDEGEEPGADLDPIDGIAAGLAEIAREDPGDVLVFLPSEAEIREAQRALEGRLGERTEVLPLYGRLSAAEQHRVFERSSRAGVQRRVVLATNVAETSLTVPGIRHVIDTGTARISRYSARAKVQRLPIEAISQASADQRSGRAGRVAPGIAIRLYAEADFAKRPAFTDPEILRTNLAAVILQAATLGLGPLEAFPFLQPPDPRGLKDGRDLLRELGALSPKGDVTRIGRDLARLPVDPRFGRMAITGRDAGVAHEVVAIVAGLTIQDPRERPVERREEADRQHARFVDPTSDFITMLALWRYLQERQATLSGNQFRRTLKAEHLSFLRVREWQDVVRQLSRALGLRREVLSDLPRPASPEARPGRRQPSGEGEGAGAESSDRRRDAPTLADRAAADGAPGSLAVSVDADAVHRALLAGLLGRIGVRDDGAKQAQPRPGESKRRTRMRAEYLGARGARFQLFPGSGLAKQPPRAVMAAELVETSRLFARTAASIDLAWAEPLAGDLAKRQVSEPHWERKQGAVVAFEKVTLFGVPIVERRRIQFQRIDAEHARELFIRHALVEGEWDSPQEFERRNRELIRELERLEERQRRRDLLVGDEAVFAFFDARIPADVASTRSFEGWWRKERETRPDLLTMTRADLVGEDATIDQRAYPGRWRQGEQQLRLTYRFEPGAADDGLTVHVPVAVLPRLSPAGFDWLVPGMREELLTAMIKALPKQIRKHVVPAGDWARGMLAELPDEPGERSLAEVLAARIARTAHVQASGSDVDMLRVPEHLRPTFAIEDGRGRRLGAGKDLEQLRRRFAERSREQVAKVAERVTSDLERDEVAGFDTDLPAHIDVQQGRSRVRAFPGYAVTGKGRVGIRLAATPEAQASAQREAVRQLLLAQVPSPAPYVQSNLTQAERLAIGSSPYPSTDRLFDDLMLAIIDAEMTPVSGVAEFEALRARVADGLVDRLFALASRVAAILAAHRLADRAIREGQSLQHMSALADARAQLDALVFDGFVSRTGLERLPRVETYLRAVEHRVRRLPEAAHRDRVWMGEVDQATALYREAGGQLPLQAGAEERIATARWLLEELRVSLFAQQLGAAGPVSLQRIRKALTAS, encoded by the coding sequence ATGCGCATCGAGTACCCGGACCTCCCGGTCTCCGCTCGACGCGACGAGATCATGGCGGCGATCCGCGACCACCAGGTCGTGATCGTCGCGGGCGCCACCGGCTCCGGCAAGACGACGCAGCTGCCGAAGATGTGCCTCGAGCTCGGCCGCACCGCCATCGGCCACACGCAGCCGCGCCGCATCGCCGCGCGCACGATCGCCGAGCGCATCGCCGAGGAGCTGGGCGAGGAGCTCGGCGGCACCGTCGGCTACAAGGTGCGGTTCACCGACGTCGTGGGCGCCGACACGCAGGTCAAGGTCATGACCGACGGCATCCTGCTCGCCGAGATGCACCGCGACCGCGACCTCGCCGCCTACGACACGATCATCATCGACGAGGCGCACGAGCGCAGCCTCACGATCGACTTCCTCATCGGCTACCTGCAGCGCCTCCTCCCCCGCCGTCCCGACCTGAAGGTGATCGTCACCTCCGCGACGATCGACCCGGAGTCGTTCTCGCGGCACTTCGGCGGCGCCCCGATCATCGAGGTCTCGGGCCGCACCTTCCCCGTCGACGTGCGCTACCGCCCGCTCGTCGCCGAGGCGATGGAGGACGACGAGGGCGAGGAGCCGGGCGCCGACCTCGACCCGATCGACGGCATCGCCGCGGGCCTCGCCGAGATCGCCCGCGAGGATCCGGGCGACGTGCTCGTCTTCCTGCCGAGCGAGGCCGAGATCCGCGAGGCGCAGCGCGCGCTCGAGGGAAGGCTCGGCGAGCGCACCGAGGTGCTGCCGCTCTACGGCCGCCTGAGCGCCGCCGAGCAGCACCGCGTCTTCGAGCGCTCGAGCCGCGCGGGCGTCCAGCGCCGCGTGGTGCTCGCGACGAACGTGGCGGAGACCTCGCTCACCGTGCCCGGCATCCGCCACGTCATCGACACGGGCACCGCGCGCATCTCGCGCTACTCCGCGCGTGCGAAGGTGCAGCGCCTGCCGATCGAGGCCATCAGCCAGGCGAGCGCCGACCAGCGCTCCGGCCGCGCGGGCCGCGTCGCTCCGGGCATCGCGATCCGCCTCTACGCGGAGGCCGACTTCGCGAAGCGGCCCGCGTTCACGGACCCCGAGATCCTGCGCACCAACCTCGCCGCCGTCATCCTGCAGGCGGCGACGCTCGGGCTCGGCCCGCTCGAGGCGTTCCCGTTCCTGCAGCCGCCCGACCCGCGCGGCCTCAAGGACGGCCGCGACCTGCTCCGCGAGCTCGGCGCGCTCTCGCCGAAGGGCGACGTGACGCGCATCGGCCGCGACCTCGCGCGCCTCCCCGTCGATCCGCGCTTCGGCCGCATGGCCATCACCGGGCGGGATGCGGGCGTCGCCCACGAGGTCGTCGCGATCGTCGCGGGCCTCACGATCCAGGACCCGCGCGAGCGGCCGGTCGAGCGCCGCGAGGAGGCCGACCGGCAGCACGCGCGCTTCGTCGACCCGACGAGCGACTTCATCACGATGCTGGCCCTCTGGCGCTACCTGCAGGAGCGGCAGGCGACGCTCTCGGGCAACCAGTTCCGCCGCACGCTGAAGGCCGAGCACCTCTCGTTCCTGCGGGTGCGGGAGTGGCAGGACGTGGTGCGGCAGCTCTCGAGGGCGCTGGGCCTGAGGCGGGAGGTCCTTTCGGACCTCCCGCGGCCCGCCAGCCCCGAGGCCCGTCCCGGGCGTCGGCAGCCGAGCGGGGAGGGCGAGGGCGCGGGCGCGGAGTCCAGCGATCGCCGCCGCGACGCCCCGACCCTCGCCGACCGCGCCGCCGCCGACGGCGCCCCCGGCTCGCTCGCCGTGTCGGTCGACGCCGACGCCGTCCACCGCGCGCTGCTCGCGGGCCTCCTCGGCCGCATCGGCGTGCGCGACGACGGCGCGAAGCAGGCGCAGCCGCGGCCCGGCGAGTCGAAGCGCCGCACCCGGATGCGCGCCGAGTACCTCGGCGCCCGCGGCGCGCGCTTCCAGCTCTTCCCGGGCTCCGGCCTCGCCAAGCAGCCGCCGCGCGCCGTGATGGCGGCCGAGCTCGTCGAGACGAGCCGCCTCTTCGCGCGCACCGCCGCCTCGATCGACCTCGCCTGGGCGGAGCCGCTCGCGGGCGACCTCGCGAAGCGGCAGGTCTCCGAGCCGCACTGGGAGCGGAAGCAGGGCGCCGTCGTCGCCTTCGAGAAGGTGACGCTGTTCGGCGTGCCGATCGTGGAGCGCCGGCGCATCCAGTTCCAGCGCATCGACGCCGAGCACGCGCGCGAGCTCTTCATCCGCCACGCGCTCGTGGAGGGCGAGTGGGACTCCCCGCAGGAGTTCGAGCGCCGCAACCGCGAGCTCATCCGCGAGCTCGAGCGCCTCGAGGAGCGCCAGCGTCGCCGCGACCTGCTCGTGGGCGACGAGGCCGTCTTCGCCTTCTTCGACGCGCGCATCCCGGCCGACGTCGCCTCCACGCGCTCGTTCGAGGGCTGGTGGCGGAAGGAGCGGGAGACGCGGCCGGACCTCCTCACGATGACGCGCGCCGACCTCGTGGGCGAGGACGCGACGATCGACCAGCGCGCCTACCCGGGTCGGTGGCGGCAGGGCGAGCAGCAGCTGCGCCTCACCTACCGCTTCGAGCCCGGCGCGGCCGATGACGGCCTCACGGTGCACGTGCCCGTCGCGGTGCTGCCGCGGCTCAGCCCCGCGGGCTTCGACTGGCTCGTGCCGGGCATGCGCGAGGAGCTGCTCACGGCGATGATCAAGGCGCTGCCGAAGCAGATCCGCAAGCACGTCGTGCCCGCGGGCGACTGGGCGCGCGGGATGCTCGCGGAGCTGCCCGACGAGCCGGGCGAGCGCAGCCTCGCCGAGGTGCTCGCCGCCCGCATCGCCCGCACGGCGCACGTGCAAGCATCCGGCAGCGACGTCGACATGCTGCGCGTGCCGGAGCACCTGCGGCCCACGTTCGCCATCGAGGACGGCCGCGGCCGCCGCCTCGGCGCCGGCAAGGACCTCGAGCAGCTGCGGCGGCGCTTCGCCGAGCGCAGCCGCGAGCAGGTCGCGAAGGTCGCCGAGCGCGTCACGAGCGACCTCGAGCGCGACGAGGTCGCGGGCTTCGACACCGACCTCCCCGCGCACATCGACGTGCAGCAGGGGCGCTCGCGCGTGCGGGCGTTCCCCGGCTACGCCGTGACGGGCAAGGGCCGGGTGGGCATCCGGCTCGCCGCGACGCCGGAGGCGCAGGCCTCGGCGCAGCGGGAGGCCGTGCGGCAGCTGCTGCTCGCGCAGGTGCCGAGCCCGGCGCCCTACGTGCAGTCGAACCTGACGCAGGCCGAGCGGCTCGCGATCGGCTCGAGCCCCTACCCGTCGACCGACCGGCTCTTCGACGACCTCATGCTCGCGATCATCGACGCCGAGATGACGCCCGTCTCGGGCGTCGCGGAGTTCGAGGCGCTGCGGGCGCGCGTGGCCGACGGGCTCGTCGACCGCCTGTTCGCGCTCGCCTCGCGCGTCGCCGCCATCCTCGCCGCGCACCGCCTGGCCGACCGCGCGATCCGGGAGGGGCAGTCGCTGCAGCACATGTCGGCGCTCGCCGACGCGCGGGCGCAGCTCGACGCGCTCGTCTTCGACGGCTTCGTCTCGCGCACGGGGCTCGAGCGGCTGCCGCGCGTCGAGACCTACCTCAGGGCCGTCGAGCATCGCGTGCGGCGCCTGCCGGAGGCGGCCCACCGCGACCGCGTGTGGATGGGCGAGGTCGACCAGGCCACGGCGCTCTACCGCGAGGCGGGCGGGCAGCTGCCGCTGCAGGCGGGCGCCGAGGAGCGCATCGCGACGGCCCGCTGGCTGCTCGAGGAGCTGCGCGTCTCGCTCTTCGCGCAGCAGCTGGGCGCCGCGGGGCCCGTGTCGCTGCAGCGCATCCGGAAGGCCCTCACGGCCTCCTGA
- a CDS encoding MFS transporter has protein sequence MLRVPGLARIILAQLIARFPAGMYSLGILMHMEHEHGSYTAAGLVLATFSIGMALAGPIVTRLMSRFGTVPVLTVTTTIAVLALLSIATQHVPLWVDLVAGAVAGAAMPPVTPTVRTLYPRMVPQRLLAPLFSFDAALQEIIWVFGPVLLVGLVAGLGTGPALLVTIGIQVVGGLCFILSPEVRRLRIPPTSRKLGRVLRKPPVLLSVVVSALFIGGFSAVEAGIIASFGEGALEAGLILGICALGSLIGGFAVGHRGISPWSITIRLGVVLVGFAIAIPLQDVVGLSLALFLAGLGTAPALAAFSAIIAGTVKFADTPEAYGWIGTGQLLGAAVGSALAGVAIDGTGGGVGGVVVAVVMVAIAAAVAAVFRRHQPDLRDGIGEPPETAPVELPR, from the coding sequence GTGCTGAGGGTCCCGGGGCTGGCGCGCATCATCCTGGCGCAGCTCATCGCCCGCTTCCCCGCGGGCATGTACTCGCTCGGCATCCTCATGCACATGGAGCACGAGCACGGCTCCTACACGGCGGCCGGCCTCGTGCTCGCGACGTTCTCGATCGGCATGGCGCTCGCGGGGCCGATCGTCACGCGGCTCATGAGCCGCTTCGGCACCGTGCCGGTGCTGACCGTGACGACGACGATCGCGGTGCTCGCGCTGCTGTCGATCGCGACGCAGCACGTGCCGCTCTGGGTCGACCTCGTCGCCGGCGCGGTCGCGGGCGCCGCGATGCCGCCCGTGACGCCGACGGTGCGCACGCTCTACCCGCGCATGGTGCCGCAGCGGCTGCTGGCCCCGCTGTTCTCGTTCGACGCGGCGCTGCAGGAGATCATCTGGGTCTTCGGGCCCGTGCTGCTCGTCGGCCTCGTCGCAGGCCTCGGCACCGGCCCCGCGCTGCTCGTGACGATCGGCATCCAGGTCGTCGGCGGCCTCTGCTTCATCCTCTCGCCCGAGGTGCGGCGGCTGCGCATCCCGCCCACCTCCCGGAAGCTGGGGCGCGTGCTGCGGAAGCCGCCGGTGCTGCTCTCGGTCGTGGTCTCGGCGCTGTTCATCGGCGGCTTCTCGGCGGTCGAGGCCGGCATCATCGCGAGCTTCGGGGAGGGCGCGCTCGAGGCGGGCCTCATCCTCGGCATCTGCGCGCTCGGTTCGCTCATCGGCGGCTTCGCCGTGGGGCACCGCGGCATCTCGCCCTGGTCGATCACGATCCGGCTCGGGGTCGTGCTCGTGGGCTTCGCGATCGCGATCCCGCTCCAGGACGTCGTGGGGCTCTCGCTCGCGCTGTTCCTCGCGGGGCTCGGCACGGCCCCGGCGCTCGCCGCGTTCTCGGCGATCATCGCGGGCACCGTCAAGTTCGCCGACACCCCGGAGGCCTACGGCTGGATCGGCACGGGGCAGCTGCTGGGCGCCGCGGTGGGCAGTGCGCTCGCGGGCGTCGCGATCGACGGCACGGGCGGCGGCGTGGGCGGCGTGGTCGTCGCCGTCGTGATGGTGGCGATCGCAGCCGCGGTGGCCGCGGTGTTCCGCCGGCACCAGCCGGACCTCCGCGACGGCATCGGCGAGCCGCCCGAGACCGCGCCGGTCGAGCTGCCGCGCTGA
- a CDS encoding aldo/keto reductase — MPENLTLHDGHRMPALGFGLYKVAPAEAADVVEAGIAAGYRLVDGAELYGNEAEAGEGIRRAIDAGLDRAALTVTSKFWGEEAQTRDAVLRAFDASEAAVGVGIDLYMIHWPRPARGQYPQVWAALVELQRQGRVRSIGVSNFTEAHLTRIVDETGVVPVVNQVESHPWLPQHELRAFHERHGIVTQAWSPLGRARVLEDAGVAEIAREHGVSPAQAILRWHLQLGGAAIPKSTRPERLRENLDVDGFALTEADMARIAALETGERAGTHPDERQ; from the coding sequence GTGCCCGAGAACCTGACGCTCCACGACGGCCACCGGATGCCCGCGCTCGGCTTCGGCCTCTACAAGGTCGCGCCCGCGGAGGCTGCCGACGTGGTCGAGGCGGGCATCGCCGCCGGCTACCGGCTCGTCGACGGCGCCGAGCTCTACGGCAACGAGGCGGAGGCGGGCGAGGGCATCCGCCGCGCGATCGACGCCGGGCTCGACCGCGCCGCGCTCACCGTCACGAGCAAGTTCTGGGGCGAGGAGGCGCAGACGCGCGACGCGGTGCTGCGCGCCTTCGACGCGAGCGAGGCCGCGGTCGGCGTCGGCATCGACCTCTACATGATCCACTGGCCGCGCCCCGCGCGCGGGCAGTACCCGCAGGTCTGGGCGGCGCTCGTCGAGCTGCAGCGGCAGGGCCGCGTGCGCTCGATCGGCGTCTCGAACTTCACCGAGGCGCACCTGACCCGCATCGTCGACGAGACGGGCGTCGTGCCGGTCGTCAACCAGGTGGAGTCGCACCCGTGGCTGCCGCAGCACGAGCTCCGCGCCTTCCACGAGCGCCACGGCATCGTCACGCAGGCATGGAGCCCGCTCGGCCGCGCCCGGGTGCTGGAGGACGCGGGCGTGGCCGAGATCGCGCGCGAGCACGGCGTGAGCCCCGCGCAGGCGATCCTGCGCTGGCACCTGCAGCTGGGCGGCGCCGCGATCCCGAAGTCGACGCGGCCCGAGCGGCTCCGCGAGAACCTCGACGTGGACGGCTTCGCGCTCACCGAGGCCGACATGGCCCGGATCGCGGCGCTCGAGACCGGCGAGCGCGCCGGCACCCACCCGGACGAGCGCCAGTGA
- a CDS encoding DUF4349 domain-containing protein: MEPGAQPGAAPDAPAEDGGGDGLPAAGVGDEASVIVSGTLAMRAADPIGVADAVADAAEARGGGVEQRSEGASTDFEPAWATLVVRVPAAEVEGLLTALRGLGEVARVDLGEQDVSAQVRDLAVRVDAARASVERLTALLASAADTETLLEVEAQLTQRTAELEQLLSEQRAIEDAVAMSTIGVDIRSTTVAGPTGTPSFWDGLAAGWAAFLAWGATLLFGLGQSVPGLVLLLVLGGAGWLVVRAVLRRRGASVGIEQRAEARVDNPTG, translated from the coding sequence ATGGAGCCGGGCGCGCAGCCCGGCGCGGCCCCGGACGCGCCCGCGGAGGACGGCGGCGGCGACGGCCTCCCCGCCGCGGGCGTCGGCGACGAGGCCTCGGTCATCGTCTCCGGCACGCTCGCGATGCGCGCCGCCGATCCGATCGGTGTCGCCGATGCGGTAGCCGACGCCGCCGAGGCGCGCGGCGGTGGCGTCGAGCAGCGCTCGGAGGGCGCCTCGACCGACTTCGAGCCCGCGTGGGCGACGCTCGTCGTGCGCGTGCCCGCCGCGGAGGTCGAGGGGCTGCTGACCGCGCTCCGCGGCCTCGGCGAGGTGGCGCGCGTCGACCTCGGCGAGCAGGACGTCTCGGCGCAGGTGCGCGACCTCGCGGTGCGCGTCGACGCGGCGCGGGCCTCCGTGGAGCGGCTGACGGCGCTGCTCGCGAGCGCCGCCGACACCGAGACGCTGCTCGAGGTCGAGGCGCAGCTGACGCAGCGCACCGCGGAGCTCGAGCAGCTCCTCTCGGAGCAGCGGGCCATCGAGGATGCGGTGGCGATGTCGACGATCGGCGTGGACATCCGCTCCACGACCGTCGCCGGGCCCACGGGCACCCCGAGCTTCTGGGACGGCCTCGCGGCGGGGTGGGCGGCGTTCCTCGCCTGGGGCGCGACGCTGCTGTTCGGCCTGGGGCAGTCGGTGCCCGGGCTCGTGCTGCTCCTGGTGCTCGGCGGCGCGGGCTGGCTGGTCGTGCGCGCGGTGCTGCGGCGCCGCGGCGCGAGCGTCGGGATCGAGCAGCGGGCCGAGGCGAGGGTCGACAACCCCACCGGCTGA
- a CDS encoding trypsin-like serine protease: protein MRRPLLAAAVAIGVGAALLQLPAAPTAASDLPAVQERHLAVIERIGHIDALAAEQHLGAVTGDPLAGWIEVGWSGEVPAEVQQVADAAAAEGIDVRFVPAAASAADIADVAASFAASLPAEGAFGLQLGAEGITVEVPTADAAAAGGSEAIPLDDAGVQDAIADARADAAALGVDLVVEETEELPLSTASTIDPVGRAPVQTARTDDTTVFSGGMRVMTQFRSGAFVSCTSGFSGVYGHRPMILTAAHCSDYRDGRAVRNYSGTRVGTSELVATLNDGAYATDLGAIALDYDARTLPRIYTGQTSTLAITSAMTTRPPAGYYLCSSGQVTGWKCDLRSGDSYVACYSSVAGQECVNVILVTSSAGRAFCLGDSGGPVVTHPNAEGATAVAVVSGIRGTPVGGCGPTGLIAPVSDLYGMVFGAQLHTTPLG, encoded by the coding sequence ATGCGCCGCCCGCTCCTCGCCGCCGCTGTCGCCATCGGCGTCGGCGCGGCGCTCCTCCAGCTCCCCGCCGCCCCCACGGCGGCCTCCGACCTGCCCGCGGTGCAGGAGCGGCACCTCGCCGTGATCGAGCGCATCGGGCACATCGACGCGCTCGCCGCCGAGCAGCATCTGGGCGCGGTCACGGGCGATCCGCTGGCCGGATGGATCGAGGTCGGCTGGAGCGGCGAGGTGCCCGCCGAGGTGCAGCAGGTGGCCGATGCCGCGGCCGCCGAGGGCATCGACGTCCGCTTCGTGCCCGCCGCCGCGAGCGCCGCGGACATCGCGGACGTCGCCGCATCCTTCGCCGCGAGCCTGCCCGCCGAGGGCGCCTTCGGGCTGCAGCTGGGCGCCGAGGGCATCACCGTCGAGGTGCCGACGGCCGACGCCGCCGCGGCCGGGGGCAGCGAGGCCATCCCGCTCGACGACGCGGGCGTGCAGGACGCGATCGCCGACGCGCGCGCCGACGCGGCGGCCCTCGGCGTCGACCTCGTCGTCGAGGAGACCGAGGAGCTGCCGCTCTCGACCGCGAGCACGATCGACCCCGTGGGGCGCGCCCCCGTGCAGACGGCGCGCACCGACGACACCACGGTGTTCTCGGGCGGCATGCGCGTGATGACGCAGTTCCGTTCGGGCGCCTTCGTCTCGTGCACCTCCGGCTTCTCCGGCGTCTACGGGCACCGCCCCATGATCCTCACGGCCGCGCACTGCAGCGACTATCGCGACGGCAGGGCCGTGCGCAACTACAGCGGGACGCGCGTGGGCACCTCGGAGCTCGTCGCCACGCTGAACGACGGTGCGTACGCGACCGATCTCGGCGCCATCGCGCTCGACTACGACGCGCGCACGCTGCCCCGGATCTACACCGGCCAGACCTCGACGCTCGCGATCACCTCGGCGATGACGACTCGCCCGCCGGCCGGCTACTACCTGTGCTCCTCCGGCCAGGTCACGGGCTGGAAGTGCGACCTCCGCTCGGGCGACTCCTACGTCGCCTGCTACTCCTCCGTCGCAGGCCAGGAGTGCGTCAACGTGATCCTCGTGACCTCGTCCGCCGGTCGCGCCTTCTGCCTGGGCGACTCCGGCGGCCCCGTCGTCACGCACCCCAACGCCGAGGGCGCGACGGCGGTCGCGGTGGTGTCCGGCATCCGCGGCACGCCCGTCGGCGGGTGCGGGCCGACGGGCCTCATCGCGCCCGTCAGCGACCTCTACGGCATGGTCTTCGGCGCGCAGCTGCACACCACCCCGCTCGGCTGA
- a CDS encoding maltokinase N-terminal cap-like domain-containing protein, producing MGELTTDPHHLDDDRVVEAVAAWMPGTRWYPLKGTRPAVVLERTWPLGDDAAILLLRADDVLLQVPVALRDEPGEAPIARLGDRWLVDGCADPATVRALLAAATGTTAVPGLEGDAVETPAEGGIRVLAGEQSNTSIIGGDGRWIAKAFRVVSPGDNPEVVVTGALTRGGTRGVPRLLASLRGSWAAGETTVTGHLLAVSSFVAGGEDAWALFRAHALESVRGGASPAPDARGLGAAVATVHRELATALGTAEADDEDALRFVAGLEQRMAWARDEAAEALEPFAGGLALEAERLRGATRLGTLQQIHGDLHLGQVLRDLEGRWILLDFEGEPLRPLHERMVRETPLRDVVGMLRSFDYAAGSALQEARDGDADAARDWVAARQAEFLAGYEAEAGPVDRDDPVLRALLLDKALYEVVYEVRNRPEWLPVPLEAVRAIVG from the coding sequence ATGGGCGAGCTCACGACCGACCCGCACCACCTCGACGACGACCGCGTGGTCGAGGCGGTCGCCGCCTGGATGCCTGGCACGCGCTGGTATCCGCTGAAGGGCACGCGACCGGCCGTCGTGCTCGAGCGCACGTGGCCCCTCGGCGACGACGCGGCGATCCTGCTGCTGCGGGCGGACGACGTGCTGCTCCAGGTGCCGGTCGCGCTGCGCGACGAGCCGGGTGAGGCCCCCATCGCGCGGCTCGGCGATCGTTGGCTCGTCGACGGCTGCGCGGATCCGGCCACGGTGCGTGCGCTGCTCGCCGCCGCGACGGGCACGACGGCGGTGCCGGGCCTCGAGGGCGACGCCGTCGAGACCCCCGCCGAGGGCGGCATCCGCGTGCTCGCGGGCGAGCAGTCGAACACCTCGATCATCGGTGGCGACGGCCGCTGGATCGCGAAGGCCTTCCGCGTGGTCTCCCCCGGCGACAACCCCGAGGTCGTCGTCACGGGCGCCCTCACGCGCGGCGGCACGCGAGGCGTCCCGCGCCTGCTCGCCTCCCTGCGCGGCTCGTGGGCCGCGGGCGAGACGACGGTCACGGGCCACCTCCTCGCCGTCTCGTCGTTCGTCGCGGGCGGCGAGGATGCATGGGCGCTGTTCCGCGCGCACGCGCTCGAGTCCGTGCGCGGGGGCGCCTCGCCCGCGCCCGACGCCCGCGGGCTCGGCGCTGCTGTCGCCACGGTGCACCGAGAGCTCGCGACGGCGCTCGGCACCGCGGAGGCCGACGACGAGGACGCCCTGCGCTTCGTCGCGGGGCTCGAGCAGCGGATGGCGTGGGCGCGCGACGAGGCGGCCGAGGCGCTCGAGCCGTTCGCGGGCGGCCTCGCGCTCGAGGCAGAGCGCCTGCGGGGCGCGACCCGCCTCGGCACGCTCCAGCAGATCCACGGCGACCTGCACCTCGGGCAGGTGCTGCGCGATCTCGAGGGGCGCTGGATCCTGCTCGACTTCGAGGGCGAGCCGCTGCGGCCGCTGCACGAGCGGATGGTGCGCGAGACGCCGCTCCGCGACGTCGTCGGCATGCTGCGCTCGTTCGACTACGCCGCGGGCTCCGCGCTGCAGGAGGCCCGCGACGGCGACGCGGATGCCGCGCGCGACTGGGTCGCGGCGCGGCAGGCCGAGTTCCTCGCGGGCTACGAGGCCGAAGCGGGCCCGGTCGACCGCGACGACCCCGTGCTGCGGGCGCTCCTGCTCGACAAGGCGCTCTACGAGGTCGTCTACGAGGTGCGCAACCGCCCCGAGTGGCTGCCGGTGCCGCTCGAGGCGGTGCGGGCGATCGTGGGCTGA
- a CDS encoding SGNH/GDSL hydrolase family protein, translating to MGEHVVARARRRMIAAAVVVAAVVIAAIAVGVVRVAGQEGRDTASAALEHAPLAEPAPSAAQEPVAVFIGDSYTYGAGRSSEAASFPAQLGELRGWRVVNIARGGTGYATSAGEDGCGFAYCETYAEVIPEAVAAAPDVVVVSGGRNDLGTEDLEAGVVAFFEELRAALPEARIYVTSPLWGATEPPAELRALARWVEREAEAHDATYLELGDLFLGQPELIQADGVHPNDDGLARLARAIDDALDVALRSAVG from the coding sequence ATGGGGGAGCACGTCGTCGCGCGCGCGAGGCGCAGGATGATCGCGGCTGCCGTGGTCGTCGCTGCCGTGGTGATCGCCGCGATCGCGGTGGGCGTCGTCCGCGTCGCGGGCCAGGAGGGCCGCGACACCGCGTCGGCGGCGCTCGAGCACGCCCCGCTCGCCGAGCCTGCCCCGTCGGCCGCGCAGGAGCCGGTCGCCGTGTTCATCGGCGACTCGTACACCTACGGCGCCGGGAGGTCGAGCGAGGCGGCCAGCTTCCCCGCGCAGCTCGGCGAGCTGCGCGGGTGGCGGGTGGTGAACATCGCCCGAGGCGGCACGGGCTATGCGACGAGCGCGGGTGAGGACGGCTGCGGCTTCGCCTACTGCGAGACCTACGCCGAGGTGATCCCGGAGGCCGTCGCCGCCGCTCCCGACGTCGTCGTCGTCTCCGGCGGCCGCAACGACCTGGGCACCGAAGACCTGGAGGCCGGCGTCGTCGCGTTCTTCGAGGAGCTGCGAGCCGCGCTGCCGGAGGCGCGCATCTACGTGACGTCGCCGCTGTGGGGCGCGACCGAGCCGCCGGCGGAGCTGCGCGCGCTCGCGCGGTGGGTGGAGCGCGAGGCGGAGGCGCACGACGCCACCTACCTGGAGCTCGGCGACCTGTTCCTCGGGCAGCCCGAGCTCATCCAGGCCGACGGCGTGCATCCGAACGACGACGGCCTCGCGCGCCTCGCCCGCGCCATCGACGACGCGCTCGACGTGGCGCTCCGGTCCGCGGTCGGCTGA